The Fusobacterium massiliense DNA window AAATTATAGCTCATACAGATTCTTCAATAGCTGCTATTGAAAATAGTGATAAAAATATCTATGCATTTCAATATCATCCAGAAGTTACACACTCTCAACATGGTTTTGACATGCTTAAAAACTTTGTTTTTGAAATAGCAAAAGCAGAAAAAAATTGGTCAATGGAAAACTATATTGAAGCAACTATAAAACAAATAAAAGAAAGAGTTGGAAATAAACAAGTAATACTAGGTCTATCTGGTGGAGTTGATTCATCTGTTGCAGCTGCTCTTATTAATAAGGCAATAGGGAGACAATTAACTTGTATCTTTGTTGATACAGGTTTACTTAGAAAAGATGAAGCTAAACAAGTTATGGAAGTTTACGCTAAAAATTTTGATATGAATATAAAATGTGTAAATGCAGAAGAAAGATTTTTAACAAAACTTGCAGGAGTAACTGATCCTGAAACTAAGAGAAAAATTATAGGAAAAGAATTTGTTGAAGTATTCAATGAAGAAGCTAAGAAGATTGAAGGGGCTGAATTTTTAGCACAAGGAACTATTTATCCAGATGTAATTGAATCTGTTTCTGTTAAAGGACCATCTGTTACTATAAAATCTCATCACAATGTTGGAGGTTTACCAGAAGATTTAAAATTTGAATTACTTGAACCTTTAAGAGAATTATTTAAAGATGAAGTTAGAAAAGTTGGTAGAGAATTAGGTATTCCTGATTATATGGTCGATAGACATCCATTCCCAGGACCTGGTTTAGGAATTAGAATTTTAGGAGAAGTTACTAAAGAGAAAGCTGATATTTTAAGAGAAGCTGATGCAATATTTATAGAAGAATTGAGAAAGGCTGATTTATATAATAAAGTTAGTCAAGCTTTTGTTGTTTTACTTCCTGTAAAATCTGTTGGAGTTATGGGAGATGAAAGAACTTATGAATATACAGCTGTTTTAAGATCTGCTAATACAATAGACTTTATGACTGCTACTTGGTCTCACTTACCTTATGAATTTTTAGAAAAAGTTTCTAATAGAATTTTGAATGAGGTTAAGGGGGTTAATAGATTGACTTATGATATTTCTTCTAAACCGCCTGCTACTATTGAGTGGGAATAATACAAGTATATATAATATTCTATTAATATTAATTTTAAAAGAAAGTCTATTTTAATATTTTGTCTTTGGTACTAATTTGGACTTAAAATAGAAATAAGTGTGTAAAATTAGTAAAAAATTATAATGTAAAAAGCAGGAAATTAATCCTGCTTTTTATTATGTAAATATCTTAAGAAAATATAATTTATCATGTTAAGAAGTTTATTACAATGCTGATTATGATTTCTTTTTCTTGTATAGTAAAGTATAAAATTAAATAAAAATAGTCTCTGACATCCATATTAGTTAAAGAGACTGTATTTATTGAGCTCGTAGAACTTATATAACTGTCAAGAGACTTTATTTTTTAAATTAAATATTACTTTTTCTGTTTAAAGATTTCTTATTTTATATCGTTTTTACAAGCACCAGTATCTAAATATTCTTTTAAGTTATCAAAAGAAGTTTCTATCATATTTGATGCAGCTTCATCAGTGTAAGAACCAACGTGTGGAGTTACAAGAACTCTTGGATATAAATCAAGTAATCTGTTAAATTCAGGGAAGTCTAGTTTGAATTTAGCTTCTTTATCTGAGAAGTTTTTAAAGAAATAATTAACTTCTCCTTCGATAGTATCTATACCAGCACCAGCTAAGTGACCACTTTCAAGAGCTTCTATAACAGCAGTTAAATCCATTAATTCTCCTCTTGCAGTATTTACTAATATAGAACCTTTTTTCATTTTAGCTAAGAATTCTTTAGTAACTATTTTTCCGTTTTCTTTTATAAATGGTGCATGTAATGTTATGATATCACTATTTGCTATTAATTCATCCATAGAAACTTGAGTAACGATATCTTCAACACCAGTTTTTGGGAACATATCATATCCTAAAACATTAGCTCCTAATCCTTTAAATAATTTAGCAGCTGTAAAACCTATTCTTCCAAGTCCTACAACCCCAACAGTACAGTTTCTGATTTCTTTTGAGAACATTTGAGCATCAACTGTAAAATCTCTATTTTTGAATTTTTCAGCAGTGTAAGGTAAAGATCTTAATAAAGACATTGCTAATGATACAGCTAATTCAGCTATTGCATTAGGAGAATAGAAAGGAACATATGCTAATTTTAAACCAATTTCTTTTGCATATTTTACATCGATATGGTTAGTTCCAACAGTTCTAGTAAATAAATACTTTACTCCATAGCTTTTATACATATCTAAAACTTCTTTAGTTGCAAAACAGTTTCCACGTAAAACAACACATTCAAATCCTTTTGCTTTTTCTGCAGTTTCTTTACTGTTTAAGTAGTCTGGAATTAATTCTATTTCATAACCAAATTTTTTGTTTAATTCATGAAATAAAGGAACTTCTACATCTCTTACACCATAAAATAAAACTTTCATTTAAAACCTCCTAAAATTTTTTAATTAATTTACTAAATTTATTAGTCATTTAGTAAATTATAACATAAAAAAAATAAATTGAAAGGGCAAATCTTAATCAAAAATATAAAAATATTATATTAAAATAGATAACAATTAAAAATCTATATTAAAAGGTCAAAATTATATATACAATAAATATAAGAATTAAAAAATATATAAAAAAATAATTCAAATAAAATATTACTAAAATTAAACACTTTGAACTTAAAAAAATATGATTTTTTTATATTGACATATAAAAAAAATATGATAGAATATAAAATATAAATAGATAGTAAATGAATTTAAAAGATTTTTGTTAAGTCTGTTTATTTTAATTTTATTTTTTTAAGGAGGAATTATCAATGAGTAAAGAAACTTTAAATCCACTAGAAAGCGGACAAAAACAAGTAAAGAAGGCATGTGAAGCTTTAGGACTAGATCCAGCTGTGTATGAATTATTAAAGGAACCTCAAAGAATAATTGAAATCACTATACCTGTAAAAATGGATGATGGTTCAATAAAAACATTTAAAGGATACAGATCAGCTCATAACGATGCAGTAGGACCTTTCAAAGGAGGAATCAGATTCCATCAAAACGTTAATGCTGATGAAGTAAAAGCTCTTTCTCTATGGATGAGTATTAAATGTCAAGTAACTGGAATCCCTTATGGAGGAGGAAAAGGTGGAATTACTGTAGATCCTTCTGAATTATCTCAAAGAGAATTAGAACAACTTTCAAGAGGTTGGGTAAGAGGAATGTGGAAATACTTAGGAGAAAAAGTTGACGTTCCTGCTCCAGATGTAAATACAAATGGACAAATAATGGCTTGGATGCAAGATGAATATAATAAATTAACTGGAGAACAAACTATAGGAGTTTTCACAGGAAAACCATTAACTTATGGTGGATCTCAAGGAAGAAATGAAGCAACTGGATTTGGTGTTGCAGTTACTATGAGAGAAGCATTTAAAGCATTAGGAAAAGACCTTAAAGGAGCAACAGTTGCTGTTCAAGGTTTTGGAAATGTTGGAAAATACTCTGTTAAAAATATAATGAAATTAGGTGGAAAAGTTGTAGCAGTTGCTGAATTTGAAAAAGCAAAAGGAGCATTTGCTATATATAAAGAATCAGGATTTACTTTTGAAGAATTAGAAGCTGCTAAAGCTGCTGGAAGTTTAACAAAAGTTGCTGGTGCAAAAGAATTAACTATGGATGAATTCTGGGCTTTAAACGTTGAAGCTATAGCTCCATGTGCACTAGAAAATGCTATTAAAGAACACGAAGCTGAATTAATAAAAGCTGGAATTATTTGTGAAGGAGCAAACGGACCAATAACTCCAGAAGCTGATGAAGTTCTTTATAAAAAAGGTGTAGTAGTTACTCCTGACGTTTTAACAAATGCTGGAGGAGTTACAGTATCTTACTTCGAATGGGTACAAAATATCTATGGATATTATTGGACAGAAAAAGAAGTTGAAGAAAAAGAAGAAAGAGCTATGGTAGATGCTTTCACACCTATTTGGGCATTAAAGAAAGAATTTGATCAAAAAGGACAACCTATTTCTTTCAGACAAGCTACTTATATGAAATCTATAAAGAGAATAGCAGAAGCTATGAAAGTTAGAGGATGGTTCTAATCATCTAATTAAAGTTACATTCTTTAATTACTAATAAAATTTAAAATACAAATAAGGTAAGACTGTTACGTATGTAATAGTCTTATCTTTTTTTTATTGTATAGGAAAGTATAAGTTTAAATACTTATTAGTCTCTGACGTCCGTATTAGTTCGAAGATAGTTTATTTATTTTATTTCTTATCAAAAGTATAATTTTATGTTAAAATATAAACAAAAATAAAAGTGATGTGAAAATACTTATGTCGGAAAAAATAAATACGATAAATAACTATTTGAAAAATAAATTTGGAGAAAAAATATATAAAGTTTCTTTGGATGGAGGTTTCACTTGTCCTAATAGAGATGGTAAATTATCTAAAGGGGGCTGTATTTTTTGTGGTGAAAGTGGAAGTGGAGACTTTACTTCAGGGAGAAATAAAAGTATATATAATCAAATAGAAGACCAAATAAAATTGATTTCAAAAAAATATAATGGTAATAAATATATAGCATATTTTCAGAATTTTACAAACACTTATGCAGATGTTGATTATTTAAGAAAAATTTATGAAGAAGCTTTGTCACATCCTGATATAGTGGGTTTAGCAATAGCTACAAGACCGGATTGCTTAGAAAATGATATCTTGGAATTATTATCAGAAATTAATAAAAAAACTTTTTTATGGATTGAGTTAGGTTTACAAACTATAAATGATGAAGTTGCTCATTTTTTTAATAGAGCATACAAGACAGAAATTTATCAAAAAAGCACAGAAAAATTAAAAAAATTAAATATAAAATTTGTAACTCATATAATAATAGGATTACCTAAAGAAGAAAAAGAAGATTATTTTAAAACTACAATGTTTGCTCAAAAATGTGGAACTTGGGGGATAAAGTTACACCTTATGTATGTTGAAAAAGGAACGGGATTAGAAAGTTTGTATAACAGTGGGAAATTAAAAGTTAATACAAAAGAAGAATATATTGAAAAAATAGTAAATATATTAGAAAATATTTCTCCCGATATAATTATCCATAGAATGACAGGAGATGGAAATAGAGATACATTAATAGCTCCTTTGTGGAGTTTAAAAAAAGTAGATGTACTAAATTCGATACAAAAATTATTGAAAGAAAGAAATAGTTATCAAGGAAAAATGTATAAAAATGCTCTTTAAATAAAAAAATATAGGTTTAAAAGGAGGATAAATGAGAGTAATAATAACAGAAGATAATGTAGGAGATTGGGCAGCAGTATATGTTATGAAAAAAATAAGGGAATTTAATCCAACTAA harbors:
- a CDS encoding Glu/Leu/Phe/Val family dehydrogenase; the encoded protein is MSKETLNPLESGQKQVKKACEALGLDPAVYELLKEPQRIIEITIPVKMDDGSIKTFKGYRSAHNDAVGPFKGGIRFHQNVNADEVKALSLWMSIKCQVTGIPYGGGKGGITVDPSELSQRELEQLSRGWVRGMWKYLGEKVDVPAPDVNTNGQIMAWMQDEYNKLTGEQTIGVFTGKPLTYGGSQGRNEATGFGVAVTMREAFKALGKDLKGATVAVQGFGNVGKYSVKNIMKLGGKVVAVAEFEKAKGAFAIYKESGFTFEELEAAKAAGSLTKVAGAKELTMDEFWALNVEAIAPCALENAIKEHEAELIKAGIICEGANGPITPEADEVLYKKGVVVTPDVLTNAGGVTVSYFEWVQNIYGYYWTEKEVEEKEERAMVDAFTPIWALKKEFDQKGQPISFRQATYMKSIKRIAEAMKVRGWF
- the guaA gene encoding glutamine-hydrolyzing GMP synthase, which produces MKKNGIVILDFGSQYNQLIARRVREMGVYAEVVPFHEDIEKILDRNPKGIILSGGPASVYAEGAPSLDIKLFQKNIPILGLCYGMQLITHLHGGKVARADKQEFGKAELELDDKNHILYKNIPNKTTVWMSHGDHVTEMAPDFKIIAHTDSSIAAIENSDKNIYAFQYHPEVTHSQHGFDMLKNFVFEIAKAEKNWSMENYIEATIKQIKERVGNKQVILGLSGGVDSSVAAALINKAIGRQLTCIFVDTGLLRKDEAKQVMEVYAKNFDMNIKCVNAEERFLTKLAGVTDPETKRKIIGKEFVEVFNEEAKKIEGAEFLAQGTIYPDVIESVSVKGPSVTIKSHHNVGGLPEDLKFELLEPLRELFKDEVRKVGRELGIPDYMVDRHPFPGPGLGIRILGEVTKEKADILREADAIFIEELRKADLYNKVSQAFVVLLPVKSVGVMGDERTYEYTAVLRSANTIDFMTATWSHLPYEFLEKVSNRILNEVKGVNRLTYDISSKPPATIEWE
- a CDS encoding TIGR01212 family radical SAM protein (This family includes YhcC from E. coli K-12, an uncharacterized radical SAM protein.), which encodes MSEKINTINNYLKNKFGEKIYKVSLDGGFTCPNRDGKLSKGGCIFCGESGSGDFTSGRNKSIYNQIEDQIKLISKKYNGNKYIAYFQNFTNTYADVDYLRKIYEEALSHPDIVGLAIATRPDCLENDILELLSEINKKTFLWIELGLQTINDEVAHFFNRAYKTEIYQKSTEKLKKLNIKFVTHIIIGLPKEEKEDYFKTTMFAQKCGTWGIKLHLMYVEKGTGLESLYNSGKLKVNTKEEYIEKIVNILENISPDIIIHRMTGDGNRDTLIAPLWSLKKVDVLNSIQKLLKERNSYQGKMYKNAL
- a CDS encoding 2-hydroxyacid dehydrogenase, translated to MKVLFYGVRDVEVPLFHELNKKFGYEIELIPDYLNSKETAEKAKGFECVVLRGNCFATKEVLDMYKSYGVKYLFTRTVGTNHIDVKYAKEIGLKLAYVPFYSPNAIAELAVSLAMSLLRSLPYTAEKFKNRDFTVDAQMFSKEIRNCTVGVVGLGRIGFTAAKLFKGLGANVLGYDMFPKTGVEDIVTQVSMDELIANSDIITLHAPFIKENGKIVTKEFLAKMKKGSILVNTARGELMDLTAVIEALESGHLAGAGIDTIEGEVNYFFKNFSDKEAKFKLDFPEFNRLLDLYPRVLVTPHVGSYTDEAASNMIETSFDNLKEYLDTGACKNDIK